A genome region from Magnolia sinica isolate HGM2019 chromosome 8, MsV1, whole genome shotgun sequence includes the following:
- the LOC131252546 gene encoding putative receptor-like protein kinase At3g47110, whose amino-acid sequence MGSVRGEFSQLVSLEVLSISENEISGTIPPPLYNLSSIKCLDVGWNRLQGNLPPNIGLTLPNLQELHAEGNQFTGPIPVSLSNASRLLLIKLGNNSFSGSVPMNFGRLKGLSKLYLGGNRLGIGKSHDLSFLHSLTNCSSLQELDVSDNRLSGSLPDFMGNLSTQLRILWFGSNRIFGSIPSGIQNLVSLTTLRMEYNSLTGIIPIGVVKLNELRRLSLGGNELSGEIPSSLGNITQLYLLDLFGNNLWGTVPSSIGNFTFLQFIHLDNNNLSGTLPRSLFSIPSLTELHVESNSFTGDLPFEVSYSNALGRFSVSNNKLSGEIPSPLGNCLSLEYLCLDGNLFQGLIPPTFANLKGLRLLDLSRNNLSGMIPQGLETFALEYLNLSFNNLEGELPKQGVFGNVSQVSVLGNSKLCGGFQGLQLRPCPIQVSKKHRKSLASKLKISIIIVVLCLVSLSCFFTSLYWVRKSKRKPFAVPSVEDKLRRKPAAVNKSRMKRFAVNKLRRKPVAVPSAEDSFMKLSYAELSKATGGFSAANLVGTGRSGAVYKGFLDRYKTVVAVKVFNLERRGAMRGFMSECETMGNIRHRNIVRILTCCSSIDFKGNDFKALVYEYMPNGSLDKWLHSDGQEQLQRNLNFLQRLNIAIDVASALIYLYRRLIIHRDLKPSNILLDNDMIARVGDFGLAKFLSEVAQTRTVVVMGTAGYIALEYGMGSKPSTQGDAYRYGIFLLEMITGKGPTNDMFKDNLTLHHFAKLALPERVMEIVDPRLLEEEAEVSQCSVNHINTMNRMGDCLISMVRIGVMCSMESPRERMDMEVVLTEKNAIKDLYLGDEIHQDKQVIRSQLLCEGPSYISHSLDIIGSYAEKDSN is encoded by the exons ATGGGCAGCGTCCGGGGTGAATTCAGCCAGTTGGTAAGCTTAGAGGTTCTTAGCATAAGCGAAAATGAAATTTCAGGTACGATTCCGCCACCGCTATACAATCTCTCCTCTATTAAGTGTTTGGACGTAGGATGGAACAGATTGCAAGGAAACCTTCCACCTAACATCGGCCTCACTCTTCCTAATCTCCAAGAACTTCATGCTGAAGGAAACCAATTCACAGGACCCATACCagtttcattatccaatgcttcAAGACTTTTACTTATTAAACTTGGCAACAATAGTTTTAGCGGGTCTGTGCCTATGAATTTTGGAAGACTCAAGGGTCTCTCCAAGTTATATTTGGGAGGCAATCGACTTGGAATTGGGAAATCTCACGACTTGAGTTTTCTCCATTCTTTGACAAATTGCAGTAGCTTACAAGAACTGGACGTAAGCGATAATCGTCTCAGCGGTTCGTTGCCTGACTTTATGGGCAATCTTTCAACCCAGCTGAGAATACTATGGTTTGGGAGTAACAGGATTTTCGGAAGCATACCATCTGGGATTCAGAATCTTGTCAGCTTAACAACACTGAGAATGGAGTACAACTCTCTTACAGGTATTATTCCCATTGGTGTTGTGAAACTTAACGAATTGAGACGACTTTCCTTGGGTGGGAATGAATTATCAGGGGAAATTCCATCTTCCTTGGGCAATATCACCCAATTGTACTTACTTGATTTGTTTGGGAACAATCTATGGGGAACCGTACCTTCAAGCATTGGAAATTTTACATTCTTGCAGTTTATACACCTTGACAATAATAACTTGAGCGGTACCTTACCCAGATCACTTTTCAGCATTCCCTCTTTGACTGAACTCCATGTTGAAAGTAACTCCTTTACTGGCGATCTTCCATTCGAAGTCAGTTATTCAAATGCTCTTGGAAGATTCAGTGTTTCTAATAACAAATTGTCAGGTGAAATTCCAAGCCCGCTAGGCAATTGTCTCAGCTTAGAGTATCTCTGTTTGGATGGGAACTTGTTTCAAGGATTAATTCCTCCAACATTTGCTAATCTAAAAGGCCTTCGACTCCTGGATCTTTCACGCAACAACTTATCTGGAATGATTCCACAAGGCTTGGAGACGTTTGCTCTAGAGTATCTAAATCTATCCTTCAATAATTTGGAGGGTGAATTACCAAAACAAGGGGTTTTTGGAAATGTCAGTCAAGTTTCAGTGCTCGGAAATAGTAAGCTTTGTGGTGGTTTTCAAGGATTACAATTGCGTCCATGCCCTATCCAAGTTTCCAAGAAACATAGAAAGTCTCTTGCTTCAAAACTAAAAATCTCAATTATTATTGTCGTCCTGTGTCTTGTTTCATTATCATGTTTCTTTACCAGTCTTTATTGGGTGAGAAAGTCGAAGCGGAAACCTTTTGCTGTGCCTTCTGTGGAGGATAAGTTGAGAAGGAAACCTGCTGCTGTGAATAAGTCGAGAATGAAACGTTTTGCCGTGAATAAGTTGAGAAGGAAACCTGTTGCTGTGCCTTCTGCGGAGGATTCTTTTATGAAATTGTCTTATGCAGAGCTCTCTAAAGCAACAGGTGGATTCTCTGCTGCCAATTTGGTTGGCACCGGAAGATCTGGCGCTGTATATAAAGGGTTTCTAGATCGTTATAAAACTGTAGTAGCAGTGAAAGTCTTCAACCTCGAACGCCGAGGAGCCATGAGGGGTTTCATGTCCGAATGCGAAACCATGGGAAATATTAGGCATCGGAATATTGTTAGGATATTAACATGTTGCTCAAGCATTGATTTTAAGGGTAATGATTTTAAAGCTCTGGTTTATGAGTACATGCCCAATGGAAGTCTAGACAAGTGGTTGCACAGTGATGGCCAGGAACAGCTGCAGAGGAACTTGAACTTTCTTCAAAGGCTAAACATAGCTATAGATGTGGCTTCTGCTCTGATTTATCTATACCGAAGGTTAATCATTCATCGAGATTTAAAACCGAGCAACATTCTTCTTGACAATGACATGATTGCTCGTGTGGGTGATTTCGGGCTTGCCAAGTTCTTATCTGAGGTTGCTCAAACCAGGACTGTTGTGGTGATGGGAACTGCTGGGTACATCGCGCTAG AGTATGGGATGGGCAGTAAACCATCTACACAAGGAGATGCTTACAGGTATGGAATCTTTCTATTGGAGATGATCACTGGAAAGGGGCCAACTAATGACATGTTTAAGGACAACCTAACCCTTCATCATTTCGCTAAATTGGCTTTGCCTGAACGTgtaatggagattgttgatcCACGATTActtgaagaagaagcagaagttTCTCAATGCAGTGTAAATCATATCAATACAATGAATAGAATGGGTGACtgcttgatttcaatggtcaGAATTGGTGTGATGTGTTCCATGGAATCTCCAAGAGAACGAATGGATATGGAAGTTGTTCTCACGGAAAAGAATGCGATCAAGGACTTATATCTCGGGGATGAGATTCACCAAGACAAACAAGTAATTAGGTCACAGCTGTTATGTGAAGGTCCATCTTACATCAGTCATTCATTAGATATTATTGGTAGTTATGCTGAGAAAGATTCAAACTAA
- the LOC131252547 gene encoding probable LRR receptor-like serine/threonine-protein kinase At3g47570: MELPHISLRAFWSFLLISSIHVPCFFGSAAHFSNETDRLALLHLKHMITDDPLHSMSSWNDTLHFCHWQGVTCSSWHPERVTALNLTDQNLAGPISPFIGNLTFLSVIDLSANSFYGTIPEEMGRLLLLRYLSVANNTFTGEIPANLTHCSKLEALSLYGNQLSGRIPNEFGSLLNLTRLDLGHNNLIGSIPPSLGNLSSLTHLYLRRNSLTGSIPDELSRLVILELLSISENEVSGTIPPLLYNLSSIKCLDVGWNRLQGNLPPNIGLTLPNLQQLYVEGNQFTGPIPVSLSNASGLLLIKLANNSFSGSMPMNFGSLKGLTKLYLGGNRIGIGKAHDLSFLDSLTNCSRLQELDVGDNCLSGSLPDSMGNLSTQLRILWLGSNRIFGSIPSGIQNLVGLTTLRMEYNSLTGTIPIGVGKLNKVGRLSFGGNDLSEEIPSSLGNITQLYLLDLFGNSLWGTIPSSLGNCTLQFMYLQNNNLSGTLPRSLFSIPSLTELRFENNSFTGYLPFEVSYSNALGRFGVSNNKLSGEIPSSLGNCLGLEYLCLDGNLFQGSVPPTFSNLKGLRLLDLSRNNLSGKIPRYLEKFALEYLNLSFNNFEGELPKQGVFGNISRVSVVGNSKLCGGIPGLQLRPCSKQGKSHASKVKISIIVVVCLISLSCFFTTFYCVRKSRRKPFSVPSMEDPGSKPFGLSFLGNSSLKLSYADLFKATDGFSPANLIGTGKSGSVYKGFLHGNETTVAVKVFNLQRQGAMRSFMAECEALRNMRHRNLVKLLTCCSSIDFKGNDFKALVYGYMSNGTLDEWLHEDGSEEGIKRNLKLIKRLEIAIDVALFLDYLHNHASIIHRDLKPSNILLDDNMIAHMGDFGTARCLDEIAQTRTVVIMGSAGYIAPEYAMGNKPSTQGDTYSYGILLLEMITGKRPTDEMFKRNLTLHHFSKLALPDRVMEIVDPRLLVEETEVTQGNENHTNSRNRMHDCLISMVKIGVLCSLESPKERIKMRNVVAKMRAIKDLYLRVGITDSC, encoded by the exons ATGGAGCTCCCACATATCAGcctaagggcattttggtcatttctcctTATCTCTTCCATTCACGTTCCATGCTTCTTCGGATCTGCCGCTCACTTCTCCAACGAAACCGATCGCCTTGCTCTGCTTCACTTGAAACATATGATAACCGACGATCCTCTCCATTCCATGAGTTCTTGGAATGATACTCTCCACTTCTGCCACTGGCAAGGAGTCACGTGCAGTAGCTGGCATCCTGAAAGGGTTACCGCCTTGAACCTCACTGACCAGAACTTGGCGGGCCCCATttctcccttcatagggaacctCACCTTCCTCAGTGTAATCGATCTCTCAGCCAACAGCTTCTACGGAACGATTCCTGAAGAAATGGGTCGTTTGCTTCTCCTGCGGTATCTCAGTGTGGCTAATAACACATTCACCGGAGAAATTCCAGCAAATCTGACCCACTGTTCGAAACTCGAAGCCCTTAGTCTTTATGGGAATCAGCTGTCAGGGAGGATTCCAAATGAGTTTGGATCTCTATTGAATCTCACAAGATTGGACCTTGGTCACAACAATCTTATAGGAAGCATACCAccttcacttggaaacctttcgtCTCTCACTCACCTTTATCTCCGAAGAAATAGTCTGACGGGCAGCATCCCGGATGAACTCAGCCGGTTGGTAATCTTGGAGCTTCTTAGCATAAGTGAAAATGAAGTTTCAGGTACGATTCCGCCACTGCTATACAATCTCTCCTCTATTAAGTGTTTGGACGTAGGATGGAACAGATTGCAAGGAAACCTTCCACCTAACATAGGCCTCACTCTTCCTAATCTCCAACAGCTTTATGTcgaaggaaatcaattcacaggacccataccagtttcattatccaatgcttcAGGGCTTTTACTTATTAAACTTGCTAACAACAGTTTTAGCGGATCCATGCCTATGAATTTTGGAAGCCTCAAGGGTCTCACCAAATTATATTTGGGGGGCAATCGAATTGGAATTGGAAAAGCTCATGATTTGAGTTTTCTTGATTCTTTGACCAATTGCAGTAGATTACAAGAATTGGATGTAGGCGATAATTGTCTCAGCGGTTCATTGCCTGATTCCATGGGTAATCTTTCTACTCAGCTGAGAATACTATGGTTAGGGAGTAACAGGATATTCGGAAGCATACCATCTGGGATTCAGAATCTCGTCGGCTTAACAACACTGAGAATGGAGTACAACTCTCTTACAGGTACTATTCCTATTGGTGTTGGGAAGCTTAACAAAGTGGGACGACTTTCCTTTGGTGGAAATGATTTATCAGAGGAAATTCCATCTTCCTTGGGTAATATCACCCAATTGTACTTACTTGATTTGTTTGGAAATAGCCTATGGGGAACCATACCTTCAAGTCTCGGAAATTGTACATTGCAGTTTATGTATCTCCAAAATAATAACTTGAGCGGTACCTTACCCAGATCACTTTTCAGCATTCCCTCTTTGACCGAACTCCGTTTTGAAAATAACTCTTTTACCGGTTATCTGCCATTTGAAGTCAGTTACTCGAATGCTCTTGGAAGATTCGGTGTTTCTAATAACAAATTGTCAGGCGAAATTCCAAGCTCGCTAGGCAATTGTCTCGGTTTAGAGTATCTCTGTTTGGATGGGAACTTGTTTCAAGGATCAGTTCCTCCAACATTTTCTAATCTGAAAGGCCTTCGACTCCTGGATCTTTCACGCAACAACTTATCGGGGAAGATTCCAAGATATCTGGAGAAGTTTGCTCTAGAGTATCTAAATCTATCCTTCAACAATTTCGAGGGTGAACTACCAAAACAAGGGGTCTTTGGAAATATCAGTCGAGTTTCAGTGGTGGGAAATAGTAAGCTTTGTGGGGGTATTCCAGGATTACAATTGCGACCATGCTCTAAACAGGGGAAGTCTCATGCTTCGAAAGTAAAAATCTCAATAATTGTTGTGGTGTGTCTAATTTCCTTATCATGTTTCTTTACCACCTTTTATTGTGTAAGAAAGTCGAGAAGGAAGCCTTTTTCTGTGCCTTCTATGGAGGATCCGGGAAGTAAGCCTTTTGGTCTGTCTTTTTTGGGCAATTCGTCTTTGAAGTTGTCTTATGCGGATCTCTTTAAAGCAACAGATGGGTTCTCTCCTGCCAATTTGATTGGCACTGGAAAATCTGGCTCTGTATATAAAGGGTTTCTACATGGTAATGAAACTACAGTAGCAGTGAAAGTCTTCAACCTCCAGCGGCAAGGAGCTATGAGGAGCTTCATGGCTGAATGTGAAGCCTTGAGAAATATGAGGCATCGGAATCTTGTTAAGCTGTTAACTTGTTGCTCAAGCATTGATTTTAAGggcaatgattttaaagctcTGGTTTATGGGTACATGTCCAATGGAACTCTAGATGAGTGGTTGCACGAAGATGGCAGTGAGGAGGGGATCAAAAGGAACTTGAAGCTTATTAAAAGGCTAGAGATAGCTATAGATGTGGCTTTGTTTTTGGATTATCTACATAATCATGCCTCAATCATTCATCGAGATTTAAAACCCAGCAACATCCTTCTTGATGATAACATGATTGCTCACATGGGTGATTTTGGGACAGCCAGGTGCTTAGATGAGATTGCTCAAACTAGGACGGTTGTGATTATGGGATCTGCTGGGTACATCGCTCCAG AATATGCTATGGGCAATAAACCATCTACACAAGGAGATACTTACAGCTATGGAATCCTTCTATTGGAGATGATCACTGGAAAGCGACCAACTGATGAGATGTTTAAGCGCAATCTAACCCTTCATCATTTCTCTAAGTTGGCTTTGCCTGACCGagtaatggagattgttgatcCACGATTGCTCGTAGAAGAAACTGAAGTTACTCAAGGCAATGAAAACCATACCAATTCAAGAAATAGAATGCATGATTGCTTgatttcaatggttaaaattggtGTGTTGTGCTCTTTGGAATCTCCAAAAGAACGAATAAAGATGAGAAATGTTGTTGCAAAAATGCGTGCAATCAAGGACTTATATCTAAGGGTTGGGATTACAGACAG TTGTTGA